From Microbacterium sp. YJN-G, a single genomic window includes:
- a CDS encoding MarR family winged helix-turn-helix transcriptional regulator, which yields MANDDLLRLENQLCFSMVTAARNVVAIYRPILAPLGLTHPQYLVMLALWERAPRALNELAHELALEPASASPLVKRLESEGLVRRTRSTEDERRLDIGLTEKGRALRARAVDVPRAVMASAGVDLEAVAALREALKPFAAGAAAR from the coding sequence ATGGCGAACGATGATCTGCTGCGGCTGGAGAACCAGCTCTGCTTCTCGATGGTGACCGCCGCGCGGAACGTCGTCGCGATCTACCGGCCCATCCTCGCCCCGCTCGGCCTCACGCACCCGCAGTACCTGGTGATGCTCGCCCTCTGGGAGCGTGCGCCGCGGGCACTCAACGAGCTCGCCCACGAGCTCGCGCTCGAACCCGCCAGCGCATCGCCGCTCGTCAAGAGACTCGAGAGCGAGGGGCTCGTGCGGCGCACCCGCAGCACCGAGGACGAACGCCGGCTGGACATCGGGCTCACCGAGAAGGGGCGCGCGCTGCGTGCCCGGGCCGTGGACGTGCCCCGCGCCGTGATGGCCAGCGCGGGAGTCGACCTCGAAGCGGTGGCCGCGCTGCGTGAGGCGCTCAAGCCGTTCGCGGCAGGAGCCGCAGCGCGCTGA
- a CDS encoding superoxide dismutase: MATYTLPDLPYDFAALEPHISGKIMELHHDKHHAAYVAGANAALDALAEARESGNLANVNKLEKDLAFNLGGHVNHSIFWTNLSPNGGGQPEGELKAAIDEFFGSFEKFQAHFAAAAAGIQGSGWAVLSWDPIGARLIIQQLFDQQGNTAQGTIPLFQLDMWEHAFYLDYLNVKADYIKAAWNIANWENVAQRFETAREKTSGLLVLS; encoded by the coding sequence ATGGCGACTTACACGCTCCCCGACCTCCCCTACGACTTCGCGGCACTCGAGCCACACATCAGCGGCAAGATCATGGAACTGCACCATGACAAGCACCACGCGGCCTACGTCGCCGGCGCCAACGCCGCGCTCGACGCCCTCGCCGAGGCCCGCGAGAGCGGCAACCTCGCGAACGTGAACAAGCTCGAGAAGGACCTGGCCTTCAACCTCGGCGGCCACGTCAACCACTCCATCTTCTGGACGAACCTCTCCCCGAACGGCGGCGGACAGCCCGAGGGCGAGCTCAAGGCCGCCATCGACGAGTTCTTCGGATCGTTCGAGAAGTTCCAGGCCCACTTCGCCGCCGCTGCGGCCGGCATCCAGGGCTCGGGCTGGGCCGTGCTCAGCTGGGACCCGATCGGTGCCCGACTGATCATCCAGCAGCTGTTCGACCAGCAGGGCAACACCGCGCAGGGTACCATCCCGCTGTTCCAGCTCGACATGTGGGAGCACGCCTTCTACCTCGACTACCTGAACGTCAAGGCCGACTACATCAAGGCCGCATGGAACATCGCCAACTGGGAGAACGTCGCCCAGCGATTTGAAACAGCACGCGAGAAGACCTCCGGTCTGCTGGTACTGTCGTAA
- the whiA gene encoding DNA-binding protein WhiA, which produces MALTTDVKAELVSIRNAPPTVRVAEVTTILRFAGGLHSIAGRVAVEAEVDAETLARRVSRDLAEIYGVRPEIAQVKASTAQAGGINDGARWAVRVIGAGETLARQTGLLDARRRPVRGLPNRLTTGSPEELAGIWRGAFLAAGTLSEPGRSAMLEVSCPSGEAAMALVGAAHRLGVAAKAREVRGLPRVVIREGEAIRAILTAIGARRTAAAWEEMRQRREVRAGVNRLVNFDDANLRRSAQAAVAACARVERALEILGDDVPDHLRTAGNLRLAHRDASLDELGHHAEPPLTKDAVAGRIRRLLAMADKRAQQEGIPGTEAAVPAGLDD; this is translated from the coding sequence GTGGCACTAACCACCGACGTCAAGGCTGAGCTCGTCAGCATCCGCAACGCACCCCCGACGGTGCGTGTCGCGGAGGTGACGACCATTCTTCGCTTCGCCGGTGGGCTGCACTCCATCGCGGGCCGCGTCGCCGTCGAGGCGGAGGTCGACGCCGAGACCCTGGCGCGCCGGGTCAGCCGCGATCTCGCGGAGATCTACGGCGTGCGCCCCGAGATCGCGCAGGTCAAGGCGAGCACCGCCCAGGCCGGAGGCATCAACGATGGCGCCCGCTGGGCCGTGCGCGTGATCGGCGCGGGGGAGACCCTCGCCCGTCAGACCGGTCTGCTCGATGCCCGTCGCCGTCCGGTGCGCGGTCTTCCCAACCGGCTGACCACCGGGTCGCCCGAGGAGCTCGCCGGCATCTGGCGCGGCGCCTTCCTCGCCGCAGGCACGCTCAGCGAGCCCGGCCGCTCGGCCATGCTCGAGGTCTCCTGCCCGTCCGGTGAGGCCGCGATGGCGCTCGTCGGCGCCGCACACCGCCTGGGCGTCGCAGCGAAGGCCCGCGAGGTGCGCGGTCTGCCGCGTGTGGTCATCCGCGAGGGCGAGGCCATCCGCGCGATCCTCACCGCGATCGGTGCACGACGCACCGCCGCGGCGTGGGAGGAGATGCGTCAGCGCCGCGAGGTGCGCGCCGGCGTCAACCGCCTGGTGAACTTCGACGACGCGAACCTGCGCCGCTCGGCGCAGGCCGCCGTGGCCGCCTGCGCCCGCGTGGAGCGCGCGCTGGAGATCCTCGGCGACGACGTGCCCGACCACCTGCGCACCGCAGGCAACCTGCGCCTCGCGCACCGCGACGCGAGCCTGGACGAGCTCGGGCACCATGCCGAGCCGCCCCTCACCAAGGATGCCGTCGCCGGCCGGATTCGCCGCCTGCTCGCCATGGCGGACAAGCGCGCGCAGCAGGAGGGGATCCCCGGCACCGAAGCGGCCGTCCCCGCCGGTCTGGACGACTAG
- the rapZ gene encoding RNase adapter RapZ: MSTSEEGEFLIVTGMSGAGRTTAANALEDLGWYVVDNLPPQILRPLLDLTDMGGGSLPKIAAVVDVRGRNLFDDFPGVARALRSRGGVKVLFLDASDDVLVRRFESVRRPHPLQGDGTLLDGIRTERSRLAPIREAADLLIDTSALNIHQLAMQVADMFAEEGAARHRLTLLSFGFKYGLPTDVDHVADMRFLPNPFWKEELRDHTGQDADVREYVLSRPGAAEFLDAYAQMLRPVLEGYQRENKSHSTVAIGCTGGKHRSVAMAEELAARLADAPGVAVNVRHRDLGRE; the protein is encoded by the coding sequence ATGTCGACGTCGGAAGAGGGCGAGTTCCTCATCGTCACCGGAATGTCGGGCGCAGGGCGCACGACGGCCGCGAATGCACTCGAGGATCTCGGCTGGTACGTCGTCGACAACCTGCCGCCGCAGATCCTGCGTCCACTGCTCGATCTGACCGATATGGGCGGGGGCAGCCTGCCCAAGATCGCCGCGGTCGTCGACGTGCGCGGCCGCAACCTGTTCGACGACTTCCCCGGCGTCGCCCGCGCGCTGCGCTCTCGCGGCGGCGTGAAGGTGCTCTTCCTCGACGCATCCGACGACGTCCTCGTGCGCCGTTTCGAATCCGTCCGCCGGCCGCATCCGCTGCAGGGCGACGGCACGCTGCTGGACGGCATCCGCACCGAGCGCTCCCGCCTCGCGCCGATCCGCGAGGCCGCCGACCTGCTCATCGACACCTCGGCGCTGAACATCCACCAGCTCGCCATGCAGGTCGCCGACATGTTCGCCGAAGAGGGTGCGGCACGCCACCGCCTGACCCTGCTCAGCTTCGGCTTCAAATACGGGCTGCCCACCGACGTGGATCACGTCGCCGACATGCGCTTCCTGCCCAATCCGTTCTGGAAGGAAGAGCTGCGCGACCACACCGGTCAGGATGCCGACGTGCGCGAGTACGTGCTGTCGCGTCCAGGCGCCGCCGAATTCCTCGACGCCTACGCGCAGATGCTGCGCCCCGTGCTGGAGGGCTACCAGCGCGAGAACAAGAGCCACTCCACGGTCGCCATCGGGTGCACCGGCGGCAAGCACCGGTCGGTCGCGATGGCGGAGGAGCTCGCGGCACGACTGGCGGATGCTCCCGGTGTCGCCGTGAACGTGCGCCACCGCGACCTCGGACGCGAATGA
- a CDS encoding DUF4129 domain-containing protein: MTLRADDDTRPPRDVAPTARRWMLITGAAVLFAIAVLAASVTGHPVFERSEPEPVTMPVMPAATLTPSPGATTPPSGDLSGWVVLVVLGLLVVALAMLLLFFLARALIGAWNTRPLRARDAALVEIGAGAAEAPADSAPDAPVIRRGVAAALTAARSHADPTDAIIAAWVGLEETATDSGVGRGRSETPAEFTLRILLRRPGIDEPSHALLRLYEGVRFGGRYATEQDRLAAVRSLSLIEDGWR, translated from the coding sequence ATGACGCTGCGGGCCGACGACGACACACGGCCGCCCCGTGACGTCGCGCCGACGGCACGCAGGTGGATGCTGATCACCGGCGCCGCGGTGCTGTTCGCCATCGCGGTGCTCGCCGCATCCGTGACGGGGCACCCGGTCTTCGAGCGCTCCGAACCCGAGCCGGTGACGATGCCTGTGATGCCGGCGGCGACCCTGACGCCGTCGCCCGGCGCGACGACACCGCCGTCCGGCGATCTCAGCGGCTGGGTCGTCCTGGTCGTCCTCGGTCTGCTCGTGGTCGCACTGGCCATGCTGCTGCTCTTCTTCCTCGCGCGGGCGCTCATCGGGGCCTGGAATACGCGACCCCTGCGCGCGCGCGATGCCGCGCTCGTCGAGATCGGTGCCGGCGCGGCCGAGGCTCCGGCCGACTCGGCGCCAGACGCGCCGGTCATCCGCCGCGGTGTCGCCGCAGCGCTCACCGCCGCACGCAGCCATGCCGATCCGACAGACGCGATCATCGCCGCCTGGGTGGGGCTGGAGGAGACGGCGACCGACTCGGGTGTCGGGCGCGGGCGCAGCGAGACCCCGGCGGAGTTCACGCTGCGGATCCTGCTGCGACGACCAGGCATCGACGAGCCCTCCCACGCGCTGCTGCGCCTCTACGAAGGGGTGCGCTTCGGCGGCCGGTACGCCACCGAGCAGGATCGCCTCGCCGCGGTGCGGTCGCTGTCGTTGATCGAGGACGGCTGGCGATGA
- the uvrA gene encoding excinuclease ABC subunit UvrA — MPIVPVASSGKLSVRGARVHNLKNVDIDIPRDSLVVFTGLSGSGKSSLAFDTIFAEGQRRYVESLSAYARQFLGQVDRPDVDFIEGLSPAVSIDQKSTNRNPRSTVGTITEIHDYMRLLWARIGIPHCPECGEKIQRQTVQQIADQLMELTERTRYQIVAPVVTQKKGEFVDLFRELGAKGYSRAIVDGELIQLAEPPTLKKSYKHDIAVVVDRLVAAPDILGRVTDSVETALGLAGGIMQVNFVDEEGDDAWQSFSEKLACPNGHPITLTEIEPRTFSFNAPFGACPACAGLGTRMSVDVDLLLGDEDLSIRDGAILPWTTQGKGLFQYYERLLEGLARDLDFSLDTPWNELHADVRDAVLRGDNYKVSVKWKNRYGREMRYTSGFEGVVPYIERQYLQAESDTQRSRWGEYLREVPCPVCDGARLKPEVLAVKVHGHSIAEVSNLSLADASRFMHELELTEREAKIAAQVLREIRLRLEFLLQVGLAYLNLGRSAGSLSGGEAQRIRLATQIGSGLTGVLYVLDEPSIGLHQRDNRRLIETLIRLRDLGNTLIVVEHDEETIEAADWVVDIGPGAGVGGGMVVHSGPYSALLGETESLTGDYLAGRREIATPQKRRRIDRKRMLSVVGARANNLKNVTVDFPLGVLTSVTGVSGSGKSSLVNDILYQVLAARLNGARTVPGKHTRVTGLDNLDKVVHVDQAPIGRTPRSNPATYTGVFDRIRALFAETPEAKVRGYQPGRFSFNVKGGRCDACSGDGTIKIEMNFLPDVYVDCEVCHGKRYNRDTLAVHYKGKNIAEVLEMPIAEAAEFFEPIQAIHRYMKTLVDVGLGYVRLGQSATTLSGGEAQRVKLATELQRRSNGRSIYVLDEPTTGLHFEDVRKLLEVLNGLVDKGNTVIVIEHNLDVIKSSDWVIDLGPEGGSGGGEVLATGTPEQIADVEESHTGRFLAEILETSTGRTARKAG, encoded by the coding sequence GTGCCCATCGTTCCCGTCGCCTCCTCCGGAAAACTCAGTGTCCGCGGTGCCCGCGTACACAATCTCAAGAACGTCGACATCGACATCCCGCGCGACTCGCTCGTCGTGTTCACGGGTCTGTCGGGGTCCGGGAAGTCGAGTCTGGCGTTCGACACGATCTTCGCCGAGGGTCAGCGCCGCTACGTCGAGTCGCTGAGCGCGTATGCGCGTCAGTTCCTCGGGCAGGTTGACCGCCCCGACGTCGACTTCATCGAGGGGCTCAGTCCCGCGGTCTCGATCGACCAGAAGTCCACGAACCGCAACCCCCGCTCGACGGTCGGCACGATCACCGAGATCCACGACTACATGCGTCTGCTCTGGGCGCGCATCGGCATCCCGCACTGTCCGGAATGCGGTGAGAAGATCCAGCGTCAGACCGTGCAGCAGATCGCCGACCAGCTCATGGAGCTCACCGAGCGCACCCGCTACCAGATCGTCGCGCCCGTCGTCACCCAGAAGAAGGGCGAGTTCGTCGACCTGTTCCGCGAACTCGGCGCGAAGGGGTACTCGCGCGCCATCGTCGACGGTGAGCTGATCCAGCTCGCCGAGCCGCCGACGCTGAAGAAGAGCTACAAGCACGACATCGCCGTGGTGGTCGACCGCCTGGTGGCGGCCCCCGACATCCTCGGCCGCGTCACCGACTCGGTCGAGACGGCGCTGGGGCTCGCCGGCGGCATCATGCAGGTGAACTTCGTCGATGAGGAGGGCGACGACGCCTGGCAGTCCTTCTCCGAGAAGCTCGCGTGCCCCAACGGGCATCCGATCACCCTCACCGAGATCGAGCCGCGCACCTTCTCGTTCAACGCGCCCTTCGGCGCCTGCCCCGCCTGTGCGGGGCTGGGCACCCGCATGTCGGTGGACGTCGACCTGCTGCTCGGGGATGAGGACCTCTCCATCCGCGACGGCGCCATCCTGCCGTGGACCACGCAGGGCAAGGGCCTCTTCCAGTACTACGAGCGCCTGCTCGAGGGGCTCGCCCGCGACCTGGACTTCTCGCTCGACACACCATGGAACGAACTGCACGCCGACGTCCGCGACGCCGTGCTGCGCGGCGACAACTACAAGGTCAGCGTCAAGTGGAAGAACCGCTACGGACGCGAGATGCGCTACACCTCCGGCTTCGAGGGCGTGGTGCCGTACATCGAGCGGCAGTACCTGCAGGCCGAGTCCGACACGCAGCGCTCTCGCTGGGGCGAGTACCTGCGCGAGGTGCCGTGTCCCGTCTGCGACGGCGCACGACTCAAGCCCGAAGTGCTCGCAGTCAAGGTGCACGGGCACTCGATCGCCGAGGTGTCGAACCTGAGTCTGGCCGATGCCAGCCGGTTCATGCACGAGCTCGAGCTGACCGAGCGCGAGGCGAAGATCGCCGCGCAGGTGCTGCGTGAGATCCGGCTGCGCCTGGAGTTCCTGCTGCAGGTCGGCCTCGCCTACCTCAACCTCGGCCGTTCCGCCGGTTCGCTCTCGGGCGGCGAGGCGCAGCGCATCCGTCTGGCGACGCAGATCGGCTCCGGCCTGACCGGCGTGCTGTACGTGCTCGACGAGCCGTCCATCGGTCTGCACCAGCGCGACAACCGCCGGCTGATCGAGACGCTCATCCGGCTGCGCGACCTCGGCAACACCCTCATCGTCGTCGAGCACGACGAGGAGACCATCGAGGCCGCCGACTGGGTCGTCGACATCGGACCAGGCGCCGGCGTCGGCGGGGGAATGGTCGTGCACTCCGGCCCGTACTCCGCGCTGCTCGGCGAGACCGAGTCGCTCACCGGCGACTACCTCGCCGGACGCCGCGAGATCGCCACGCCGCAGAAGCGCCGCCGGATCGACCGCAAGCGGATGCTGAGCGTCGTGGGTGCCCGCGCCAACAACCTCAAGAACGTCACGGTCGACTTCCCGCTGGGCGTGCTCACCTCGGTCACCGGCGTGAGCGGCTCGGGCAAGTCGTCGCTGGTCAACGACATCCTCTATCAGGTGCTCGCGGCGCGGCTCAACGGCGCCCGCACGGTCCCGGGCAAGCACACCCGGGTCACCGGTCTCGACAACCTCGACAAGGTCGTGCACGTCGATCAGGCGCCCATCGGCCGCACGCCCCGCTCGAACCCCGCCACCTACACCGGCGTGTTCGACCGCATCCGTGCGCTGTTCGCCGAGACGCCCGAGGCGAAGGTGCGCGGGTACCAGCCCGGCCGCTTCAGCTTCAACGTCAAGGGCGGCCGCTGCGACGCCTGCTCGGGTGACGGCACGATCAAGATCGAGATGAACTTCCTGCCCGACGTCTACGTCGACTGCGAGGTCTGCCACGGCAAGCGCTACAACCGCGACACCCTGGCCGTGCACTACAAGGGCAAGAACATCGCCGAGGTGCTCGAGATGCCGATCGCCGAGGCCGCGGAGTTCTTCGAGCCGATCCAGGCCATCCACCGCTACATGAAGACCCTCGTGGACGTCGGACTCGGCTACGTGCGGCTCGGCCAGTCGGCCACCACGCTGTCGGGCGGTGAGGCGCAGCGCGTCAAGCTCGCCACCGAGCTTCAGCGCCGCAGCAACGGGCGCAGCATCTACGTGCTCGACGAGCCGACCACCGGTCTGCACTTCGAGGACGTGCGCAAGCTGCTCGAGGTGCTGAACGGACTTGTCGACAAGGGCAACACGGTGATCGTCATCGAGCACAACCTCGACGTGATCAAGTCCTCCGACTGGGTGATCGACCTCGGCCCCGAGGGCGGATCCGGTGGTGGCGAGGTGCTCGCGACCGGCACGCCCGAGCAGATCGCCGACGTGGAGGAGAGCCACACCGGGCGCTTCCTCGCCGAGATCCTCGAGACGTCGACCGGTCGGACGGCGCGCAAGGCCGGCTGA
- the uvrC gene encoding excinuclease ABC subunit UvrC codes for MADVLPYRPRTGEIPTDPGVYRFRDADGRVLYVGKAKNLRQRLSNYFAPLRTLHERTRRMVTTAASVEWTVVATDVDSLQLEYMWIKEFDPPFNVRYKDDKSYPFMAITLADEAPRVIVTRNRRIPGARYFGPYPKVWAVHETIDLMVKAFPIRTCSDASYKRAMQTGRPCFPGQIGKCGGPCSMTVTIEEHRAMVDDFIAFMAGGDERFTRDLTKRMMAASAAMDYESAARYRDKLSAIEAVLGKSALVLPADEDADLFGIAEDELSAAVHHFVIRGGRVRGVRSLTLDKELDISGAELVDQILQRVYGDGADVPRRVLVPVLPDDAAELEQWLRERRGRRVEIAVAQRGQRAELMRTATLNAQQALLRHKTRRTSDYVARTQALTDLQEALGMDEAPLRIECFDISHLGGTNVVASMVVFEDGLPRKDQYRSFNIAETTDDTDSMYQVLMRRLARVDAPRDEDEPEEENGARRRPRFAYKPQLLIVDGGQPQVQAAARALRDSGRTDIALCGIAKRLEEIWVPDDDFPVILPRTSEALYLVQRLRDEAHRFAITHQRRRRRRDIGTVLSEIPGLGEARIKALLKHFGSVTALRAATPEQISEVSGIGPGLAAGIHAHLAGGRAAPSR; via the coding sequence ATGGCCGACGTCCTTCCCTACAGACCGCGCACCGGAGAGATCCCCACCGACCCGGGGGTGTACCGGTTCCGGGATGCCGACGGCCGGGTGCTCTACGTCGGCAAGGCGAAGAACCTGCGCCAGCGGCTGTCGAACTACTTCGCACCGCTGCGCACGCTCCACGAGCGCACGCGTCGCATGGTGACCACCGCGGCGTCGGTGGAATGGACCGTCGTCGCCACCGACGTCGACTCCCTGCAGCTGGAGTACATGTGGATCAAGGAGTTCGATCCGCCCTTCAACGTGCGCTACAAGGACGACAAGTCCTACCCGTTCATGGCGATCACGCTCGCCGATGAGGCACCCCGTGTGATCGTCACCCGCAACAGGAGGATCCCCGGGGCCCGCTACTTCGGCCCCTATCCGAAGGTGTGGGCGGTGCACGAGACCATCGATCTGATGGTCAAGGCGTTCCCGATCCGCACCTGCAGCGACGCCAGCTACAAGCGGGCCATGCAGACCGGGCGGCCATGCTTCCCCGGTCAGATCGGCAAGTGCGGCGGACCCTGCTCGATGACCGTGACCATCGAGGAGCACCGGGCGATGGTCGATGACTTCATCGCCTTCATGGCCGGTGGCGACGAGCGCTTCACCCGCGACCTCACCAAGCGGATGATGGCGGCCTCGGCGGCGATGGACTACGAATCGGCCGCACGGTACCGCGACAAGCTGTCCGCCATCGAGGCGGTCCTCGGCAAGAGCGCCCTCGTGCTGCCGGCCGACGAGGATGCGGACCTGTTCGGCATCGCCGAGGACGAGCTGTCCGCCGCCGTGCACCACTTCGTCATCCGCGGCGGGCGCGTGCGCGGTGTGCGCTCGCTCACCCTCGACAAGGAGCTCGACATCTCGGGAGCCGAGCTCGTCGACCAGATCCTGCAGCGCGTGTACGGTGACGGCGCTGACGTCCCGCGCCGGGTGCTCGTGCCCGTGCTGCCCGACGACGCCGCCGAACTCGAGCAGTGGCTGCGGGAGCGCCGGGGCAGGCGGGTCGAGATCGCGGTCGCCCAGCGCGGGCAGCGTGCCGAGCTGATGCGCACCGCCACGCTCAACGCCCAGCAGGCGCTGCTGCGTCACAAGACGCGGCGCACCAGCGACTACGTCGCCAGGACGCAGGCACTGACCGATCTGCAGGAGGCGCTGGGCATGGACGAGGCGCCGCTGCGCATCGAGTGCTTCGACATCTCCCACCTCGGCGGCACGAACGTGGTCGCCTCGATGGTCGTGTTCGAGGACGGCCTGCCTCGCAAGGACCAGTACCGTTCCTTCAACATCGCCGAGACCACGGACGACACCGACTCGATGTACCAGGTGCTGATGCGCCGCCTCGCCCGGGTCGACGCACCCCGCGACGAGGACGAGCCTGAGGAGGAGAACGGGGCGCGACGCCGGCCGCGCTTCGCCTACAAGCCGCAGCTGCTGATCGTCGACGGCGGGCAGCCGCAGGTGCAGGCCGCGGCCCGGGCGCTGCGCGACAGCGGCCGCACCGACATCGCGCTGTGCGGGATCGCGAAGCGGCTCGAGGAGATCTGGGTTCCGGATGACGACTTCCCGGTGATCCTGCCGCGCACCAGCGAGGCGCTGTATCTCGTGCAGCGACTGCGCGACGAGGCGCACCGGTTCGCCATCACGCATCAGCGCCGCCGTCGCCGTCGCGACATCGGCACCGTCCTCAGCGAGATCCCCGGTCTCGGCGAGGCCCGGATCAAGGCACTGCTCAAGCACTTCGGCTCGGTGACCGCACTGCGCGCAGCGACCCCCGAGCAGATCAGCGAGGTCAGCGGCATCGGACCGGGCCTGGCCGCAGGCATCCACGCCCATCTGGCTGGCGGACGGGCCGCTCCGAGTCGATAG
- a CDS encoding AAA family ATPase, translated as MNIDEIAGLGHRIRAAVATVVVGMDDALEIALATILAGGHVLFEDVPGLGKTVAARSLAAALGLPFRRLQCTPDMLPGDVTGSYVYAPDTGEFVFRPGPIFTGMLLADEINRTTPKTQSAMLEAMAERQVTVEGNSFALQPPFHVIATANPIEYEGTYALPEAQLDRFMVRLSVGYLDHHGETEIVLGRLRRRQEATHVDPVLRPGELEAVQQAVEAIHVDADVAAYAVALASATRTAQHVAVGASPRGSQALVLLGRALAALDGRDYVRPDDIKRIAVPVLAHRLTLTPQAWAQGIDPAALVSSLVATVAVPPSVAVGQR; from the coding sequence ATGAACATCGATGAGATCGCCGGTCTCGGCCACCGCATCCGTGCCGCAGTCGCGACTGTGGTGGTCGGGATGGACGACGCACTCGAGATCGCCCTCGCGACGATCCTCGCCGGCGGGCACGTGCTGTTCGAAGACGTGCCGGGTCTCGGCAAGACCGTTGCCGCCCGCAGCCTCGCCGCCGCCCTCGGACTGCCCTTCCGGCGCCTGCAGTGCACGCCCGACATGCTTCCGGGCGACGTCACGGGCTCGTACGTCTACGCCCCCGACACCGGCGAGTTCGTCTTCCGTCCCGGGCCGATCTTCACGGGGATGCTGCTCGCCGACGAGATCAACCGCACCACGCCGAAGACCCAGTCGGCGATGCTCGAGGCGATGGCCGAGCGGCAGGTGACCGTCGAGGGGAACAGCTTCGCCCTGCAGCCTCCGTTCCATGTGATCGCGACGGCCAACCCGATCGAGTACGAGGGCACCTACGCGCTGCCCGAGGCCCAGCTGGACCGTTTCATGGTGCGCCTGTCGGTGGGCTACCTGGATCATCACGGTGAGACCGAGATCGTGCTCGGCCGGCTCCGTCGCCGGCAGGAGGCCACGCACGTCGACCCGGTGCTGCGGCCGGGCGAGCTCGAGGCGGTGCAGCAGGCCGTCGAGGCGATCCACGTCGACGCCGACGTCGCCGCCTACGCCGTCGCCCTCGCATCCGCCACGCGCACCGCCCAGCACGTCGCGGTGGGCGCGTCGCCGCGCGGCTCGCAGGCGCTCGTACTGCTCGGGCGTGCACTGGCAGCGCTCGACGGACGCGACTACGTGCGCCCGGACGACATCAAGCGGATCGCGGTGCCCGTGCTCGCGCATCGCCTGACGCTGACACCGCAGGCATGGGCACAGGGCATCGATCCGGCGGCGCTGGTGTCGAGCCTGGTCGCGACGGTCGCCGTGCCTCCCAGCGTCGCAGTCGGGCAGCGCTGA
- a CDS encoding DUF58 domain-containing protein, whose amino-acid sequence MSASGIAPRRRASPAVLLAVIGAPAAMITGILFSRPDVVAVGLPLALWAVLATTSRTDGDDVTVQVRSTTVEDEGRLVDDILIRSDAEMVEVAVIQAERTRRRAFVPGTTRLRAVTRPQHSGPMTTVEAAVRTIDTDAAVLGAPQAPVIAIRAVRPVARRLPRLPLAPRLTGLHGAHEGSRPGQGGDFRDIHPFAPGDELRRVDWKATARAARRPGELLIRRTNNLSDASAVIVMDTADDLGEVVATWGSGDLSRSGVTSLDHARSAARSLAEATIGQGDRVAFHTLAHGGRSVRSGSGRRHLARLVAEISASGRAGDDTRFRRTPPVPHGSIIYVLSTFFDGAAAEIAMRWRASGHRVVAVDVLPALDTVRLSTERDLALQVLQAERHDMLHQLREAGVDTVRWSDDGDAGLTALARTGGPQAARGMRR is encoded by the coding sequence TTGTCCGCTTCCGGCATTGCTCCCCGGCGTCGCGCGAGCCCGGCGGTGCTGCTGGCCGTCATCGGGGCACCGGCCGCGATGATCACCGGAATCCTGTTCTCCCGGCCCGACGTCGTCGCCGTCGGACTGCCCCTCGCGTTGTGGGCGGTGCTCGCGACGACCTCGCGCACGGACGGAGACGACGTGACGGTTCAGGTGCGGAGCACGACCGTCGAGGACGAGGGCCGGCTGGTAGACGACATCCTCATCCGGTCGGATGCCGAGATGGTCGAAGTCGCCGTCATCCAGGCCGAGCGCACCCGCCGCCGCGCCTTCGTGCCGGGGACGACGCGGCTGCGTGCTGTCACCCGGCCACAGCACTCGGGACCGATGACCACCGTCGAGGCCGCGGTGCGCACGATCGACACGGATGCCGCCGTCCTCGGCGCGCCGCAGGCGCCGGTCATCGCGATCCGCGCGGTTCGACCAGTTGCCCGCCGTCTGCCACGGCTGCCGCTGGCGCCGCGCCTGACCGGCCTGCACGGCGCTCACGAGGGCAGCCGGCCCGGTCAGGGCGGCGACTTCCGCGACATCCACCCGTTCGCGCCGGGTGACGAGCTGCGACGGGTGGACTGGAAGGCGACCGCGCGTGCCGCGCGTCGTCCCGGTGAGCTGCTGATCCGCCGCACGAACAACCTCAGCGACGCCTCGGCGGTGATCGTGATGGACACGGCTGACGATCTCGGCGAAGTGGTGGCGACATGGGGGAGCGGCGACCTCAGCCGCAGCGGCGTCACCTCGCTCGACCACGCGCGCAGCGCCGCACGATCCCTCGCCGAGGCGACCATCGGCCAGGGCGACCGCGTCGCCTTCCACACCCTCGCGCACGGCGGTCGCTCGGTGCGCAGCGGCTCGGGACGGCGTCACCTCGCCCGGCTCGTCGCCGAGATCTCGGCGAGCGGCCGCGCCGGCGACGACACCCGGTTCCGCCGCACTCCGCCGGTGCCGCACGGATCGATCATCTATGTGCTCTCGACGTTCTTCGACGGTGCGGCGGCCGAGATCGCGATGCGCTGGCGCGCCTCCGGGCATCGCGTCGTGGCGGTCGACGTGCTGCCGGCCCTGGACACCGTGCGCCTGTCGACCGAGCGCGACCTGGCGCTGCAGGTGCTCCAGGCCGAGCGGCACGACATGCTGCACCAGCTGCGCGAGGCGGGCGTCGACACCGTGCGATGGTCGGACGACGGTGACGCCGGCCTGACCGCGCTGGCGCGGACGGGCGGACCGCAGGCCGCACGGGGAATGCGGCGATGA